DNA from Ignavibacteriales bacterium:
GCGCCATTAGGTTATGATGTAAAAAATAAATTACTCGAAATAAATTCAGCAGAAGCATTATTAGTAAATAAAATCTATGATTATTACTTGGAAGAACTATCTGTTGAAAAAGTTGCTAAACGTCTCAATCGTGAAGGGTTTAATTCAAAAAGTAGGACTACAAAATCTGGGAAAGTAACTGGTGGTGGTTTATTTAATAAAGATTCTGTTCATCGAGTAATCACAAATAAAATTTATATCGGAAAAATCACTTACAAAAAGCAGGAATTTAAAGGATTACATTCACCGATAGTTGATGAAACTAAATTTAGTCAGGTTAATGATCAATTAAATGTTTCTAAGAATGATCGTTTTACTTCTCAAGTGGATTCTGAGCTTTTGTTATTAGGTAGATTAAAATGTGGATTCTGCGGTAGTAATTTGACTACATCATTTGTTGGGAAAAAAGATGGAACAAAAGATTTCTACTATAAGTGCACAACGAAGTCTAAGTATGGAAGTTCTAAATGTGAAAGTCGAGATATTCACGCCAGTGAAATCGAAATATTTATTGAAATGCTGATAAAAAAAATTGCTTCCTCTGATCAATTATTTAATTCTGTTTTTTCACAATTAGGACATAATGAATCTAAAGATCTTAAAGCTTATGAAACTCAGAGGAATTCTTTAATTGCCAATTTGAATAATATCAATCAAGAGATAAATAATTTAACTAGTTTTATTGCTAAGGGTTCGGCCAGCGAGTTTAAGTCAGTCACATTAAAGCTAGAAGATTTAGAAAATCAAAGAGAAATGATTAAAGAAGAAAGAAAAAAAGTTGATCATGAAATTTCTTTAATAAAAAATACTGTGGTTGATAAATCTGACTTGAAGCAAATATTCAAAGATCTTTCAAAGTATTACGACGCTGCTTCAAAAGAAGAACGAAAATATATGATTAAGACCATCATTAGAGAAATAACTATTAAATTAAAGAAAAAGGAAGAAAAAGGGACGATTGATATACATTTTAGAGGTGATGGGCATATAAAAAAAGAATGGGTTAACAGAATTGTTAACCCAGATAAGATAGTTTCGAGCTACTATCTCGATTGGCTCCGCGAGCAAGACTCGAACTTGCAACCCTTCGGTTAACAGCCGAATGCTCCACCATTGAGCTATCGCGGAATGAATATTTTTCGTAAAAACGAGGTCAAAGATAACATTGACCTCATACTTTGTCAAGCCGCAAATTACTTGAATTAAATGTTAATTCCCATTTCTTTTAGCAGAAAATCAGCTTTGCTTACCTTTTGGGCAACCCATAATACATAACGAATATCCACGCCAATTGAGCGACTATATTTTTCACTCCAGGTATAATCATTAACGGTTGCTTCAAATGCACGATCAAAGTTTACTCCGACTAATCTTCCGTAAGCATCCATAATCGGGCTGCCTGAATTTCCGCCGCTTGTATCCATATTATAAATAAAATTAACCGGTACATCATTTGATTTTGGAAGAATAAATTGCCCAAAATCTTTAGCATCGTACAATTCTTTTATTTTCTTATTTAGTTTATAATCTCCTGTGTTCCTTCCCTTTTCTATCAATCCAGTTAGGGTTGTATTTGGAGAAAAATAAGTTGCATCCGCTGGGGAATATCCTCGCACATACCCATAAGTTAATCTTAATGTACTGTTAGCATCCGGTACAAATGATTTATTAAGCCATTGTCTTTTAACATCATTAAGTTTTGCAAGAAGGATATTTATTTTACCATCACGAACCTGTGATTTTTCTCTTTCTGTATCGCCAAGTTCAACTGCCTTCATTACCAAATTAATATATGGATCATCAATATCTTCCAAGGTTTCATCTTTATCTTCAAGAAGTTCAAAATATTCTTTGCTGTCTTTTATAAAAGTATCATCATATAAATCAGAAATAAAATCTTGTTTGCTTTTTCCTTTTGCAAAACTCTTAAACGGTTCCAAATCTTTACATTCATCGAACATTGAAGCATCGTTTAATATTTTATTTAATATTTGCGGTTCAAGATCAGGCATAAAATCATTATAAAGTTTTGTAATTGAGTTATAAAAATCAGATCTCTTATCTTCTTTGTATAATGATTTTCTTTCTAATTCAGGCTTAAGCATTTCTTTTTTGTAATCGATAAATATTTCTGCAAGTCGATAATAATCCACGAATCGACTTAACATAAACAAAACAAGATTTCTTCTTCCGCTAGTAAAAGCATCCTGATGTGCCTCATCAATTTCACTTAATATGGTTTCATATTTTTCTTTTAGTTTGGGATTAGAATTAATAAACACCTGAAGTTGTTTTTCCTCTTCTTGTTTTTTCTGAATTAGTTTTAATCTTTCTAATCCTTGCATTTTACCACGGTAATTCTTTTCTGTATTTGCCAGGCCCTGAATTTCTCCAACAATTTTCAATGCAAACTCAGGGTCGTTCTCTCCACGTTTTTCATAAAGATTTATCAGCCAGGAAAACATATCCTGAATATATGGTAATTGAAATTTTTCCTGCATCATTAAAAACTGTGATGGTTGATGTTTGTAAGTTCTGCCGGGATAACCAAGTATAAAAACAAAGTCTTCTTCATTAACTCCATTTGGATTTACCTGCAAAAACTTTTTAGGATGATAAGGCACATTATTTTCAGAGTATTTTGCCGATGAACCATCCGGCGCAACATAAGCGCGAACAAATGAAAAATCTCCATTGTGTCTTGGCCACACCCAGTTATCGGATTCTCCACCAAACTCACCAATAGTTCTTGGAGGCACGTAAACTAATCTAACATCGTTAATCGTTTTATATCTAAACAGTACATACTGTTCACCCACAAACATTTCTGAAACCACGGCTGCGATTGTGCTATCTTTTTCTTCTTCGCGTTTTACAATTTCTTTTATCTTATCTGATATTGCAGTTGTTCTTTTGGAAATATCTTCAGCTGTGTTTGCTGCTTCTAAAACTTCTGCACTAACATCTTCATAGGAATCTGTGATTCTACAGGTCAATCCGCTTGCCGGTAATTCTTTTTCTCGGTCTTCAGCTAAAAAACCATTTTCTAAATAATTGTTTTCAATAGTACTGGCATTAGAAACAATTCCAAATACACAATGATGATTTGTGATTATCAATCCATCGTTAGAAACAAATGAACCCGTGCAGCCGCCAATCTTTACGAGAGCATCAACAAGACTAACGCCGTTTGGATTATAAACTTCATCTACACTTATCTTTAACCCCTTTTCATTTAAGTTGATGTTTTTAATATCACTTAACGGAAACATTCCTTCATCCGGTTTGGTTGGAATGAAAGCGAAAGAGATTACAATTAAAAGTGATAGTGTAATTAAAAATGGATGTTGAAGTTTTGTATTATTGAAAAACATTTTCATTTGTGTTCCTTAAAGTTTTTAACTGCCCAAATATAAAAAATCAGGCTCGATTTCTCGAGCCTGATTTTAGAATAAATATTTTCTAACTTATTACAACAAAGATTCTTTCAATCTCCTTGCTACTGCAACAAAGAAACCAAGCACCATTACAATTACGCCTATCCATACAAGACTAATATATGGTTTTACACTTGCAGTAACGGATAACACTTCTTGTTTTTGTTCAACAACTTGCTGCGGAGTATCATTTAAAGATGTAATTGATACTTCGATCATTTGAGCAGTAAGATTTGTTAGTTGAATTTTTAGTCCGGCATTTTTAGAAACAAAATCCGTAAACTGAATTTCGCCGCTAACGCTTTTTCTAAACAGCTCAAACTCTTCTTTTTTATCATTTGTTACTATCGTTAAGTTTGCACCCATTTGAAAATCTTTACCTGCCTGCATATCAGCCATAGTTTCAGATGAGATATCAAATTTATCAAATGAAATTTTTGAATTCTTATATTCTGTTATTTTTCCTTTTTCAAGTTGAACAGTTTCTCCACTACCAGCACTTTGATTTGTTCCTTCATCAAAGCCGAGTGGTGCAATGTAAACATCTTTAGAGAAAAGATTAAGTATAGCAGGTTCGCGCATAAGACTGTTATTATAATCGGAGATATACATTATTGGAGAAACGGTATGAACATTATTCCCTTTTTTCATATTTATGTTAAAGGCAAATTTTGTGTTATTCTCAATTGGGGTATAACCTGTAAAAGTCATTTCATAACCGAATGCAGTTGTTGGTTTATCTTTTATAAGTTCAACATTCATCTGATCGCTGTAGGCAGCAGAACCAACTATACCCAGAATAAACAGTGCTATCCCAATATGCGCTACATAGCCACCAAGATTTTTTAGATTTCCTTTAACAATTTTAAAAGCAATTTCTGCGTTTACAACAAGCGCAAATATTGATGAGAAGGTAAGAATAATCATCATTATTTTATGCACCCCACCAATTACTACAACTGCTATCGTAAGTACAATACTTACGATTACAGAAATTGTTGATTCCTTTAATAGGTCTTTTGTGTTAGTGCTCTTCCATTTGATAAGTAAGCTAAGTCCGTTTAACAATCCAATAATAATTGCAATTGGTAAATGCATTTCATCGTAGAAAAAAGTATCAACAGCATTTCCAAATAATGGAGCAGATGTACCAACAAGAACAATAATTGCAGAGGCTACAAGTATAATGGAGGCTGTAAATAAGGATAGTTCACGTGAAAGAACGCTTTCTTCATAAACAGTTTTATCATCTAAGTGCTTCCATCTAAATGCTATGCTACCGAATCCAAGTAAAATAAATGTTCCTATAAACACTACAAGAAATAAATAAACTAGTTGTCCGGGGTCAACAAACGAGTGCACTGAGGCATCACCAAGCACCCCACTTCTTGTTAAGAATGTGCTGTACAAAACCAAAACATATGTTAAAATGCTAAGAATAAGATTTGTCTTTGCATATCTTCCAATTCCATCAGTGGATTTTAAACTTCTTTTTTGCACAAGCATAGTGTGGATTGAAGCAACTCCAATTAACCACGGAATCAAGCTTGAATTTTCTACAGGATCCCATGCCCAATATCCACCCCAGCCAAGCATTTCATAAGCCCAATATCCGCCCATCATAATTCCTAGACCAAGAATTCCAGTTCCTGCAAGCACCCACGGCAACGATTGATTAACCCATTCACGATAATCATTTTTCATTAAAGCTGCCATCGCAAAAGCAAAGGGCACTGTTGCCATTGAGAATCCGATAAACAACATTGGTGGGTGAATCTGCATCCAGTAGTTTAGTAATTGCGGATTTAATCCTTTTCCATCTGCAATAAATTGATTTACCTGAACTCCTGCTTGTGCTAACAAAGCATGAAGCTCAGAGCTCATCTGTACAAATGTCGTGTTTGACTGTTGATCTGTAAATATAAAATTTTGTATAAATGGAAGATTTAAGAATTGAGCATTAATATTTTTCACATCGACAAAAACAGGGATAGTCCAAATAAACTCAAAAGGATTTTTGAACCATGGCGAAACCATAACTAATAGAAAAGACGTCGCAAGCGCAAAAACCGCCATCACTCTTGGTTCAAGATCACCTCTCTTTGAAGAATATGATTGAAGTATTATGCCGATAATTGAAGTAAGCAGCAACCAAAGCATAAAGCTTCCTTCTTGCCCGCCCCAAAAGGATGATAATAACAATCCTGTTGATAATGAATTTTGGCTGTAACTAAAAATATATTTGTATTGATATTGATGAGTTAAAATTGCGTACCACAAAAAAGTGGAGGCAGCTATTACAAATATTGCCATTCCGTGATAGCTGTAACGTGCAATGTTCAAGGTGTTTTTATATCCTTTGAAAGAAAGGTAATACATTACCATTGCAATCAAACTTAATACAAGTGCAACACTTAAAAAAATACTTCCAATCATATAACCTCGCTAAGCGCCTGGAGCAGAGTGCATTGAGCAATTACAAATGCAATTATGCTAAGCGCAATATTGTTTAATAAATTTCTATAAGTAAAACTTTGATAAGGTGCTATGCTCTTAGCACCTTGCTATTTGCGATTACATACTAGATGACTGAACATTTTGTTCTTCGTACTTGCTGGGACATTTTGTTAAAATGTCTTTTGCATGAAAATACCCATTGCGGTATGAGCCGGTGACAACAACACTTGTCGCACTTTCAAAATTATTTGGCATAGCACCTTCGTAAATCACTTTCATTTCATTTCCGGTTACATCTTTCATTATAAATGAAAATGTATTTTGTTCACGATTCATATCATAATTTTTTTCTTTTACCCAGCTGCCAGTAGCTTTAACTGTTTTATCTGTGGTTTTTACATTTGCAAAATTACTTTCATATTTAATATTGCTTTGTGTAAAAAGGTACGCCATTATTCCAAGGAATAATACGATGATAAATCCGCCGAAGATGTATTTATTTTTCATTTTTTTCTCCAATCATTTCTTTTTCTACTTGTTTAATTCTTTTATCAAGGCTAAACATATAACCAAAAATTCCTGCCCAAACAATAAGTACAATAATCATTACAATATAAATTGCATTTTGCGATAGAAATTGTTCCAAGTTAACCTCTTATTAATTGTTTATTTAATTTTTCGCGTAATAAAATTGACCTGTATCCGATATTCCACATCCAAAAATAAAGAATTGTAAACCCAATCAATGAAAGAAAAAATATCAACTGCATATTTCCGTTCATTTTAAAATCAACAACTGGTCCAGCATTTGAGTCATCTGCAGAGCCTGGATGAAGTCCAGTCATAATTCGTGGCATTATAAAAATAAAAAACGGAACAGTAACAAACGCAATCATAGAATAAACCGATGAAAGTGTTGCGCGCTTTTCTTCAGATTCAATTGATGATCGAAGCGCAAACCATGCACCATAAATTAATAACAATGCAAATATACTTGTTTGTCTTGGATCCCAACTCCAATATGAACCCCATGCAAATTTAGCCCAAACTGCACCTGTTACTGTTGCGAGGATACAGAAAATCATTCCGAGTTGAGCTGCAGCGTAAGACTTAACATCATCATCCAAATTTTTCTTACGTAAATACTTGAAGCTATAAATTGTTGACATAAAAAATGCTACTACTGTTAACCAGGCTGTCGGAACATGAAAGAATATTATTTTTGCGTTTTCTTCAAGGCCGGGAATGAAAGGATATTCATACCAATGTGTTGGATTCTCTACAATGGGAAATGCAATTCCAGCGATAGAGACAAACGCAAGTAAAAGAAATAAAAATATTTTCCAGATCATAATATTTATGGATTAGTTTATAATAAAATTTAAGCTATTCTTTCCAAATAAAATCAAATAACATATAAGATGCTGTGAGCATTATTACATCGTAGCTCACAACAATTGCCAATTCAAACTTAGCTCTTTCAAAGGATATGCCATCTATTGCAAACAATGTTAGCTGAACGGACGTTAAAATCAAAGGCAATAATATGGGAAATGAGAGCACAGGATATAGCGTTCCTTTCGCTCCAGCTTTTGCAATAATTGCAGCTATTATAGTTGATGAAACAGCTAATCCAATATTACCAAGTACAAATGATGCCAAAAATAATATAAAATTCTGAATAACAAACGCTTCAAATATTGCTGAATAGAGTACAGCAATAATTGTATTCATTGCAAAAACTAAAATTATGTTAAAAATCAATTTTCCGGTGTAAACGGTAGATGGAGCAGCAATTAGTTGTAAAGTTAATGCAGTGCCTCGCTCTTCCTCAGAAACGAAAGCTCTGGATAATCCAGACATGGCGGTAAAAAAGATAACGACCCAGAACAATCCGCCGGTCAAACTTGGACTAATTTTTTCGTTACCGACTGAAAATAAAATTACACTGATTGCAACAATAATAAACATTGCAAGTGCGTTTATTGCATATCGTGTCCGTAATTCAGATTTAAAATCTTTTAAAAACAAGCTGTAGGATTTCGAGTTCATTTAATTTTTATATTTCTCCAAATAAACGATATCACCACACAATTCTAAATCATGTTTTTCGTTGGATGCTATCAACACAATATTTTTTTGCCCTTCTTCTTTTACAATATCATAAACAGATTTTTTCCCTTCTTCATCAAGATTAGAAGTTGGCTCATCAAGAATTAGTAATTGCGGAGAGTGCATTAAAGCAAAAATAAATTTTACTCTTTGCTTCATTCCCGAAGAATATGTTTTTAACAAATCGTCTTTTCTTTTAAACAATAAAAATTTATTTAAAAGATAATCGACTCGTTCTTTGTTAAACGCAACACCTCTAATATCAGCAAATATTTTTAAATTTTCATATGTAGAAAATTCCTCATACAAAACAAGATAAGGTGAGACAAATCCAATATGATCATGTAAATGTTCCTCAGTAATTTCTTTATCATTCAGCTTGTGTAAAATCTTACCTTTAGATGATCCGATAATTCCTGCAATAATTTTTACAAGTGTAGATTTACCTGAACCGTTTGGACCTGATATTCCGTAAACTCCAACGCTATCAAATTTAAAATGTAAATCATTAAAAATAAGTCTTCTTCCAAAAGATTTGTTCAAATCAACAGCTTCAACAGAATAGTTAGTCATTAAAAATTACCAGCTTGCCTTTAAAAATATCATCACCTGATTTTATAATGTAAATGTAAACACCAGTGGGAAAATCAACATCTTTGCTTTATCCACCGTAATTTGGTTTATTGAGTTCATCAAATAAGTTGATTGAACTTTTCTTGCCAGAATAATATAATTCAATTCCAGCAGAAAAATATTTATATCAACCTCTACAACTTGGAGGAATATTATCATTGAAATACAAAATAATATTATTGGATAAAGAAGATAATTTATAAGGATTGGGAAAGCGCTTGCTTCAGCTTCTAAAGATTTGCTTTATTGTAATTTGATCCTCCATATACGACAATCTCTTATTAATTATACCTGCATTATTCCAAAATGGTGAATGGTTTTCTGGGATACTAAAGGACAGAATAATTTTCATTTATAATTTTTCATCCTGGAGTTATATCTTTGAAAAATACTAAAAGAAGATTTTAAAAATCTTTGTATCATCAATTTCAGCTTCTGCCAATCTGAATTTGAAATTATAGAATTAAACACACCATCATTGTTCGGCAAGTTAATCCTTAAATAATAATTTGATGTGGGGTAAAGACCAAGCTCATAAGTTTGAGATGATGAATTAAAAGTCATAATTGCAGTAGGCGTTATTATCGGATAATCACTTGCTTCTTCAAAATATCTTCCACTTATAGCTCTGGAACCAGTAAAGTAACACCAGAGTCCAAAATTATTTAGTTCATATCTAAAACTTGAGTTGAAAGAATTTATACTTAATGCTATAGACTTTATTGCTGATGTAGTTGGAATTCTTTCCCACTGATTTTTTAAAATCTCAAATCCAAAATTTTTCTGCAGAAAGATATTCCAGATTGCTAAATTGTATCCGTCATGCATTGGCATTGCTCTTTCCGGATGCTGAAAATAAGAGGGCATATAAGCGTAATAATCGTTTACATCATTAAATACAAATTCCTCCATTGCAGTAGAACTTAATTCGTAAAAAAATAAATCCTCAGATCTAAAAGGAGATGCTATGCTTTGAGGAGCATAACTTCCACTTTGAATTCCGTGATGAAACTCGTGGGCAACAGTTACTTGAGCACCTGCTATTCCCGTGGAATAATATCCAACAAAATCATTATCAATAACCATATACGATGTCCATCGAGAATCAGCAACCTTGGTTTCAAACTGTGTGTATCCGTAAAGTCCGCCAAGATTTTGCACATAAATATCATACTTATCATCGCCGCCTTCGGAACCATCTGAGGGAGGCGTTGGATAGTTAAGATATGAAATTTCAAAATTGTAAACCGAATCTAAAGCCTGCAATAAAAGATTTAAATCATAACCTAAAGCATTGCTTCCCGTTAAATCATAATGAACTCTGAAAAAACCATTTGAAGTAGTTATACTTTTTTCTGTTGTAGGCCTGGTTAACAATTTTGTTAAAACATTCTGCTGTTCAATAGAAAAGTTGCTTAAGTATTCTTTGATGGTAGTAACTAATCCTAATCCGCACTTAGTAATTTCCGGGTGCTCTTCAAATTGTTGCTGCATATTTTCTGAAGTACTAACACCTTTTACATAAGTAAATAAGCTGTAAAGTGAGTCAAGTTCAACTTTTGTTAATTTCTGCGGAAGAATTGTTGATGACAAATTTAAAACTAAAACGGCTATAAAAATTTTTATCATTTAGATAGCTGCCTTATTTCAATATTACCGGATTTTGTATTCGTAAATATCAAATGATATTTCCTTTGATCAAGTTTTTCTATAATGCAATCACTCAATTTAATATTTTCAACTTTACCGGCAGTAAATAACTTATTACTTGTTTTGGCAGAAATATATTCTGTAACCAAGCTTAAATTTGAATCGTAAACAAAAATTGAGTTAGTTTTTCCAAAAAATAATTGATTTTTATCTTGTATCCTAAATCCCTTGTTAGTGTTAATTGTGCTAAAATTTTTAGGTTCATAAACGCCCGCAACGATAAAATATTTTTCCTCACTTGAGAGTAACACAGAATAATTAAAACCATCCTTAGTTTGCACTTTATTGGATTTTGAAACCAACCCATAATTATTTCCGTTAATCTTAAGCTTGGTAATTGGCTTTCTTTCCTTTTCGGTAAAATTCAATAACTCTAACTTTGTATAATCAGCATCAATCTGCCAGTAACCAATTGTAAGTTTATCTTGAAAAAACAAAAATGGGTTAGACCAGTTTGAACTTAAAATAGTGTAAAGTTTTTGACTATAGTTTACGGGTGCTTTTGAAATAGCCTGTAGATTTAAAATTTTGTTTTTTGAATAAAGAATAAATAGTTCGGCTTCACCGCCGGCATCAGTTTTCATTGCAAGATCCTGAATTGGCCCTTCTGTATAATGAAATTTTCTTTTAAAAGTATATTTTTCAAAATCAATTTCAATTGCTTCAACATTTTTTTTATCCGTACTATAAAGAAAAAAGGTTTTTACTGATTTACTATTACTAAAAGTTAAAAGTTTGTTATGCTCTTCAAATAAATTAACACTGTATAGTTTTTCTGGTAATCCTGACGCGCTGCGGATGACGCACTTCAATTTATCATCAAACTCATCAACAAATGCAAAATCAACGATACCATTGTTTATGTGATCGAATGATGTAATTAAGTTGGGTTCGACCCCAACAGCTAACTGCTGGTTATCAGACATTAAAGCGATTGAAGAAAGAATGTTCACTTCTCCGCTTTGGTTTATATAAGCGGCGCCATAAACAAACTTGCTAAAAAAAGGAATTACATCAACAATTCCCTTTTTCTTTTTCTGAATAATTTCCGGATAAAACATAAAAAAATCTTTTGCAAAGATTGTTGATATTATTCCTTCATCCACATTTAAAT
Protein-coding regions in this window:
- a CDS encoding heme exporter protein CcmB gives rise to the protein MNSKSYSLFLKDFKSELRTRYAINALAMFIIVAISVILFSVGNEKISPSLTGGLFWVVIFFTAMSGLSRAFVSEEERGTALTLQLIAAPSTVYTGKLIFNIILVFAMNTIIAVLYSAIFEAFVIQNFILFLASFVLGNIGLAVSSTIIAAIIAKAGAKGTLYPVLSFPILLPLILTSVQLTLFAIDGISFERAKFELAIVVSYDVIMLTASYMLFDFIWKE
- a CDS encoding CcmD family protein translates to MEQFLSQNAIYIVMIIVLIVWAGIFGYMFSLDKRIKQVEKEMIGEKNEK
- the ccsA gene encoding cytochrome c biogenesis protein CcsA, which encodes MIWKIFLFLLLAFVSIAGIAFPIVENPTHWYEYPFIPGLEENAKIIFFHVPTAWLTVVAFFMSTIYSFKYLRKKNLDDDVKSYAAAQLGMIFCILATVTGAVWAKFAWGSYWSWDPRQTSIFALLLIYGAWFALRSSIESEEKRATLSSVYSMIAFVTVPFFIFIMPRIMTGLHPGSADDSNAGPVVDFKMNGNMQLIFFLSLIGFTILYFWMWNIGYRSILLREKLNKQLIRG
- a CDS encoding S46 family peptidase produces the protein MFFNNTKLQHPFLITLSLLIVISFAFIPTKPDEGMFPLSDIKNINLNEKGLKISVDEVYNPNGVSLVDALVKIGGCTGSFVSNDGLIITNHHCVFGIVSNASTIENNYLENGFLAEDREKELPASGLTCRITDSYEDVSAEVLEAANTAEDISKRTTAISDKIKEIVKREEEKDSTIAAVVSEMFVGEQYVLFRYKTINDVRLVYVPPRTIGEFGGESDNWVWPRHNGDFSFVRAYVAPDGSSAKYSENNVPYHPKKFLQVNPNGVNEEDFVFILGYPGRTYKHQPSQFLMMQEKFQLPYIQDMFSWLINLYEKRGENDPEFALKIVGEIQGLANTEKNYRGKMQGLERLKLIQKKQEEEKQLQVFINSNPKLKEKYETILSEIDEAHQDAFTSGRRNLVLFMLSRFVDYYRLAEIFIDYKKEMLKPELERKSLYKEDKRSDFYNSITKLYNDFMPDLEPQILNKILNDASMFDECKDLEPFKSFAKGKSKQDFISDLYDDTFIKDSKEYFELLEDKDETLEDIDDPYINLVMKAVELGDTEREKSQVRDGKINILLAKLNDVKRQWLNKSFVPDANSTLRLTYGYVRGYSPADATYFSPNTTLTGLIEKGRNTGDYKLNKKIKELYDAKDFGQFILPKSNDVPVNFIYNMDTSGGNSGSPIMDAYGRLVGVNFDRAFEATVNDYTWSEKYSRSIGVDIRYVLWVAQKVSKADFLLKEMGINI
- a CDS encoding recombinase zinc beta ribbon domain-containing protein, which produces MTNKIYIGKITYKKQEFKGLHSPIVDETKFSQVNDQLNVSKNDRFTSQVDSELLLLGRLKCGFCGSNLTTSFVGKKDGTKDFYYKCTTKSKYGSSKCESRDIHASEIEIFIEMLIKKIASSDQLFNSVFSQLGHNESKDLKAYETQRNSLIANLNNINQEINNLTSFIAKGSASEFKSVTLKLEDLENQREMIKEERKKVDHEISLIKNTVVDKSDLKQIFKDLSKYYDAASKEERKYMIKTIIREITIKLKKKEEKGTIDIHFRGDGHIKKEWVNRIVNPDKIVSSYYLDWLREQDSNLQPFG
- a CDS encoding cytochrome c maturation protein CcmE, translated to MKNKYIFGGFIIVLFLGIMAYLFTQSNIKYESNFANVKTTDKTVKATGSWVKEKNYDMNREQNTFSFIMKDVTGNEMKVIYEGAMPNNFESATSVVVTGSYRNGYFHAKDILTKCPSKYEEQNVQSSSM
- the ccsA gene encoding cytochrome c biogenesis protein CcsA, producing MIGSIFLSVALVLSLIAMVMYYLSFKGYKNTLNIARYSYHGMAIFVIAASTFLWYAILTHQYQYKYIFSYSQNSLSTGLLLSSFWGGQEGSFMLWLLLTSIIGIILQSYSSKRGDLEPRVMAVFALATSFLLVMVSPWFKNPFEFIWTIPVFVDVKNINAQFLNLPFIQNFIFTDQQSNTTFVQMSSELHALLAQAGVQVNQFIADGKGLNPQLLNYWMQIHPPMLFIGFSMATVPFAFAMAALMKNDYREWVNQSLPWVLAGTGILGLGIMMGGYWAYEMLGWGGYWAWDPVENSSLIPWLIGVASIHTMLVQKRSLKSTDGIGRYAKTNLILSILTYVLVLYSTFLTRSGVLGDASVHSFVDPGQLVYLFLVVFIGTFILLGFGSIAFRWKHLDDKTVYEESVLSRELSLFTASIILVASAIIVLVGTSAPLFGNAVDTFFYDEMHLPIAIIIGLLNGLSLLIKWKSTNTKDLLKESTISVIVSIVLTIAVVVIGGVHKIMMIILTFSSIFALVVNAEIAFKIVKGNLKNLGGYVAHIGIALFILGIVGSAAYSDQMNVELIKDKPTTAFGYEMTFTGYTPIENNTKFAFNINMKKGNNVHTVSPIMYISDYNNSLMREPAILNLFSKDVYIAPLGFDEGTNQSAGSGETVQLEKGKITEYKNSKISFDKFDISSETMADMQAGKDFQMGANLTIVTNDKKEEFELFRKSVSGEIQFTDFVSKNAGLKIQLTNLTAQMIEVSITSLNDTPQQVVEQKQEVLSVTASVKPYISLVWIGVIVMVLGFFVAVARRLKESLL
- a CDS encoding ABC transporter ATP-binding protein — its product is MTNYSVEAVDLNKSFGRRLIFNDLHFKFDSVGVYGISGPNGSGKSTLVKIIAGIIGSSKGKILHKLNDKEITEEHLHDHIGFVSPYLVLYEEFSTYENLKIFADIRGVAFNKERVDYLLNKFLLFKRKDDLLKTYSSGMKQRVKFIFALMHSPQLLILDEPTSNLDEEGKKSVYDIVKEEGQKNIVLIASNEKHDLELCGDIVYLEKYKN
- a CDS encoding VCBS repeat-containing protein, which produces MKLSKEERTALKTGISKFKILLLFVLLSEIISPQIPFKGFCKLNSFSVDSGFTKLFSFNYNQDEHSDLLLYNPTQKVAALYDGKSGTKFNLKEMLLLPVEISSIEPIISPNKIIESFVFTSRKNRSLGIYNFRSDGKPVLVSQIKLDSYPENISITNNYLDSSQSFILSGNLFDGLSIISNENNLLTEKKICSNRLFQNAQFIDLNSDGYDDIAALNSIENKLHFFYNNSRNDFNELRSININEDVLSMKVFDINYDQYKDIIVSTKSNIRIYFGDAIASFNKLIFVQTKYPADKFIIGDFNRDGFFDVNYLNVDEGIISTIFAKDFFMFYPEIIQKKKKGIVDVIPFFSKFVYGAAYINQSGEVNILSSIALMSDNQQLAVGVEPNLITSFDHINNGIVDFAFVDEFDDKLKCVIRSASGLPEKLYSVNLFEEHNKLLTFSNSKSVKTFFLYSTDKKNVEAIEIDFEKYTFKRKFHYTEGPIQDLAMKTDAGGEAELFILYSKNKILNLQAISKAPVNYSQKLYTILSSNWSNPFLFFQDKLTIGYWQIDADYTKLELLNFTEKERKPITKLKINGNNYGLVSKSNKVQTKDGFNYSVLLSSEEKYFIVAGVYEPKNFSTINTNKGFRIQDKNQLFFGKTNSIFVYDSNLSLVTEYISAKTSNKLFTAGKVENIKLSDCIIEKLDQRKYHLIFTNTKSGNIEIRQLSK